In candidate division KSB1 bacterium, a single window of DNA contains:
- a CDS encoding tetratricopeptide repeat protein, translating to MNNNGTTERTVAADSSHKQIVTELDGDKMKKTMDYPYLRVQFNQNDTELEIVLDPESTNLAVDLVRNSTGNIEIIYGDSTYSGEDKESALEDLITGFKKKKKDQEDLTDDIIQDINLAQKLFYKKHFEQALKVLQASLEKKKTATAYSLGGSIYFVSGEIDEAVRAWENALKIDPDLEEVRELVGRYKE from the coding sequence ATGAACAATAATGGAACTACCGAGAGGACAGTTGCCGCAGATTCTTCGCACAAGCAGATTGTTACCGAGCTGGACGGTGACAAAATGAAAAAGACGATGGACTACCCCTACCTTAGAGTTCAATTTAATCAAAATGATACTGAGCTTGAAATAGTACTGGATCCGGAATCGACAAATCTTGCCGTCGATTTGGTGCGAAATTCGACTGGCAATATAGAAATTATTTACGGTGATTCCACTTACTCAGGAGAGGATAAAGAGTCCGCTTTAGAAGATTTGATAACCGGATTCAAGAAGAAGAAAAAAGACCAAGAAGACCTGACCGACGACATCATTCAGGATATCAACTTGGCGCAAAAATTGTTTTATAAAAAGCACTTCGAGCAGGCTTTGAAAGTTCTGCAAGCTTCACTGGAAAAAAAGAAAACGGCAACGGCCTATTCCCTCGGCGGCTCGATTTACTTTGTCAGTGGTGAAATCGATGAAGCAGTCAGGGCCTGGGAAAATGCGCTAAAAATCGATCCCGATCTTGAAGAGGTGCGAGAATTGGTTGGGCGGTATAAAGAATAA
- a CDS encoding tetratricopeptide repeat protein, whose amino-acid sequence MTQIQKFLSKLGGVAFSFLMLAQIGCQTGVEGEIAITTKSGEARKLFMEGLQLNQNLRGDEAREFFSKAIEADPDFAQAHLYRAFTNTSTEDFQEHFDKAVALAPNASEGERLMIEAVQANVDNQPLKAIETYEQLVEKFPNDKRARQFLGDAYFGQDQDDKAIAQYEKAIEIDEDYAPAYNMLGYTYIEKENYYEAERAFLNYIDLIPGEANPHDSIADMYTRMGRHDDAIEHYMKSVELNPKFTLSQRKIGTNLVFMGNYEDGREAYRKAMAMEMTETAKVTDMNQIARSHLYEGNFEQAIAAYDESLKMAQEAGLAERVAGIHSQKCYVHLESGHLAKAEASLAECKKTVMASDLRQSLKDNFAKGAMAQEALIAAKKGDFEAALAKADEHLAKIQEDNDPSEIQDHHGLLGLIHFEKGDHAQAIEHLNQGDQQDPYTLYHLAVAESKAGDPARADELFSKVADMNQNLFGYGLGYAFVRSKAMDAKKMSAK is encoded by the coding sequence ATGACTCAAATCCAAAAATTTCTGAGTAAACTCGGGGGGGTTGCTTTTTCATTTCTCATGCTTGCCCAAATAGGATGTCAAACAGGCGTGGAAGGTGAAATAGCAATCACCACTAAATCAGGGGAAGCACGTAAACTTTTTATGGAGGGCCTTCAGTTAAACCAAAACTTAAGGGGTGACGAAGCGCGCGAGTTTTTCTCAAAAGCTATTGAGGCGGACCCAGATTTTGCCCAAGCCCATTTATATCGCGCTTTTACAAATACCTCAACAGAGGATTTCCAGGAACATTTTGACAAAGCTGTGGCCCTGGCGCCAAATGCATCGGAAGGGGAGCGCCTTATGATTGAGGCTGTGCAGGCAAATGTGGACAACCAGCCGCTTAAGGCTATTGAGACGTACGAACAACTGGTAGAAAAATTTCCCAACGATAAACGCGCGCGGCAATTTCTCGGCGACGCTTACTTTGGTCAAGACCAAGACGATAAGGCCATTGCCCAATACGAAAAGGCTATTGAGATTGACGAGGACTATGCACCGGCCTACAACATGCTAGGCTACACGTACATCGAGAAAGAGAATTATTACGAAGCTGAGAGAGCTTTCCTAAACTATATTGATCTCATTCCCGGTGAAGCCAATCCGCACGACTCTATCGCAGACATGTATACTAGAATGGGGCGGCACGATGATGCTATCGAACATTACATGAAATCTGTAGAACTAAATCCAAAGTTTACTCTGTCCCAAAGAAAGATTGGTACAAATTTGGTTTTCATGGGTAACTATGAAGATGGGCGTGAGGCTTACCGAAAAGCAATGGCAATGGAAATGACGGAAACAGCCAAAGTAACCGACATGAACCAGATTGCTCGCTCTCATCTTTATGAGGGCAACTTCGAGCAGGCGATTGCAGCATATGATGAGTCGCTAAAAATGGCGCAAGAAGCAGGCCTGGCTGAAAGAGTCGCCGGAATTCATTCCCAAAAATGCTATGTCCATCTGGAATCAGGCCATCTTGCCAAAGCTGAAGCAAGTCTGGCAGAGTGCAAAAAAACGGTGATGGCGTCAGACTTGAGACAGTCTTTAAAAGACAATTTTGCTAAAGGCGCAATGGCGCAGGAAGCGCTCATCGCGGCAAAAAAAGGTGACTTTGAAGCGGCGCTGGCAAAAGCGGATGAGCATTTAGCAAAAATTCAGGAGGATAATGACCCCAGCGAAATCCAAGATCACCACGGCCTTCTCGGACTGATTCACTTTGAAAAAGGCGACCACGCTCAAGCAATCGAGCACCTCAACCAGGGCGACCAGCAAGATCCGTACACGCTTTATCATCTGGCGGTTGCCGAGTCCAAAGCCGGCGATCCAGCAAGGGCCGATGAGCTCTTCAGTAAAGTAGCAGATATGAATCAAAACCTTTTTGGCTATGGTTTGGGTTATGCTTTTGTGCGCTCAAAAGCAATGGATGCTAAAAAGATGAGCGCTAAATAG
- a CDS encoding putative toxin-antitoxin system toxin component, PIN family, translated as MIIVLDTNVLVAGLLNPFGKPAAIVALLTDGKLRLAFDARIITEYRQVLNYPKFHFSEEVTHPLIEQFKHVGISARGLSLSKTLPDPDDDMFLEVAHASKAEALVTGNKKHFPHKICDPIRVYSPDEFLNFYRTRS; from the coding sequence TTGATCATTGTCCTCGATACGAATGTGTTGGTCGCAGGGCTCCTGAATCCTTTTGGAAAGCCAGCGGCCATCGTGGCTCTACTCACAGATGGGAAACTACGATTAGCTTTTGATGCTCGAATTATCACCGAGTACCGGCAAGTCCTAAACTATCCAAAATTTCATTTTTCTGAAGAGGTCACTCATCCTTTAATTGAACAATTTAAACATGTTGGCATTTCAGCACGCGGCCTCTCATTGTCAAAAACTCTGCCCGACCCAGACGATGATATGTTTTTGGAAGTCGCACATGCCTCAAAGGCCGAGGCCCTTGTTACCGGCAACAAAAAACATTTTCCGCACAAAATTTGTGACCCAATTCGAGTTTACTCTCCTGATGAGTTTCTGAATTTTTATCGTACTCGAAGTTAG
- a CDS encoding type II toxin-antitoxin system Phd/YefM family antitoxin, with protein sequence MQFISVRQMRQNSAELWKQLKEDAEVILTSNGKPIAVMAGVDEKNVEKFIAAFRKAKATIAMEEMHQTSIKAGTDKMSMAEIEAVVGQVRKSRKS encoded by the coding sequence ATGCAATTCATTAGCGTGCGGCAAATGCGGCAAAATTCCGCTGAGCTTTGGAAACAACTCAAGGAAGATGCCGAAGTTATACTGACTTCAAACGGGAAACCCATCGCAGTCATGGCTGGTGTAGATGAAAAGAATGTGGAAAAGTTCATTGCGGCCTTTCGTAAAGCGAAAGCAACGATTGCCATGGAGGAGATGCATCAGACGTCGATTAAAGCCGGCACTGACAAAATGAGCATGGCAGAAATAGAGGCTGTGGTGGGGCAGGTTAGAAAATCGAGAAAAAGTTGA
- a CDS encoding threonine/serine dehydratase: MITLQNIKDTRTTLPKEIVHTPLLFSEELTKDFGAEIYLKAENLQVTGAYKARAAFHILNSLSPEQKQKGAAISSSGNFAGAFAFMGSLLGISTSIVMMQQTAPFKVEKTRRYGGKVILCENRFEARWETLDRLESEGTTAINTFEAPEVIVGHGTIGLEILQDNPDIDMILVPISSAGLIAGVSLAAKELNPKVKIIGVQPEGCNATHLSFQKGSVQTIEDVDTICDALVATKPGALPFEYMQKYVDDVVLVSEESIKKAVGLLFEKTKLVVEPSGAVGVAALLSKVVSAENSRIVSLLSGGNISRENFIKFLNTQ, from the coding sequence ATGATTACGTTACAAAACATAAAAGACACACGAACCACTCTTCCCAAAGAAATTGTTCACACTCCTCTGCTCTTTTCAGAAGAGCTCACCAAAGACTTCGGCGCAGAGATTTATCTTAAAGCCGAAAACCTGCAAGTAACGGGTGCTTACAAAGCCCGCGCCGCTTTTCATATTTTGAACAGCTTGTCTCCCGAGCAAAAACAGAAAGGCGCAGCCATCTCCTCTTCCGGGAATTTTGCCGGAGCTTTTGCATTTATGGGCAGCTTACTGGGTATTTCCACTTCCATCGTAATGATGCAGCAAACCGCACCCTTTAAGGTTGAAAAAACCAGACGGTACGGCGGAAAAGTGATCTTGTGTGAAAACCGCTTTGAGGCGAGATGGGAAACCCTCGACCGATTAGAAAGTGAAGGCACCACAGCTATCAACACTTTCGAAGCGCCGGAAGTTATTGTCGGACACGGTACAATCGGATTGGAAATTTTGCAGGACAACCCGGACATCGACATGATTCTGGTTCCGATCAGTAGCGCTGGTTTGATTGCCGGAGTTTCCCTGGCTGCAAAAGAACTCAATCCAAAGGTAAAAATCATCGGTGTGCAGCCGGAGGGCTGCAATGCAACCCATCTCTCTTTTCAAAAAGGCAGCGTGCAAACGATTGAGGATGTGGATACCATTTGTGATGCCCTGGTTGCTACAAAACCCGGTGCGTTGCCATTCGAGTACATGCAAAAATATGTGGACGACGTGGTTTTGGTTTCGGAGGAATCCATAAAAAAAGCAGTTGGTTTATTATTCGAAAAAACAAAATTGGTGGTCGAGCCGTCCGGAGCGGTGGGGGTTGCTGCTTTGCTAAGTAAAGTTGTTTCGGCCGAAAATAGCAGGATAGTCTCGTTGCTGAGCGGCGGCAATATTTCGAGGGAAAATTTTATAAAATTTCTAAACACTCAGTGA
- a CDS encoding DUF4013 domain-containing protein has translation MNYSEALSFTFQDKEWLKKVGIGGFFALISFYAGLFFIFGFFLVGYYIGVLRNVMNGEESPLPDWSNMSKIFVDGLMGTIIILAYFIVIGGTCALIITRVATDPYIQDYELAISCVLTSLITLFALGFFINYGLIQFAATENFGSAFSLSGIFTLIKNDLGNFLAIMIFSSILNAILFLAGLGILSPFTNFWGLVVQAHLFGQCARGLQGTTPTALQSA, from the coding sequence ATGAATTACTCAGAAGCCTTATCTTTTACTTTCCAGGATAAAGAGTGGCTAAAGAAAGTTGGCATTGGCGGTTTCTTTGCCTTGATTAGTTTTTACGCGGGTCTGTTCTTTATCTTCGGCTTTTTTCTGGTCGGCTATTACATCGGTGTCCTCCGAAATGTCATGAACGGTGAAGAGTCTCCCCTGCCGGACTGGTCGAACATGAGCAAAATTTTCGTCGATGGCCTCATGGGAACAATTATTATACTCGCCTATTTTATCGTTATTGGCGGCACGTGTGCATTAATCATTACACGCGTTGCAACGGATCCGTATATTCAAGACTATGAATTAGCTATCTCCTGCGTGCTGACTTCTTTAATAACCCTGTTTGCATTAGGATTTTTTATTAATTACGGTCTCATCCAATTTGCCGCCACAGAAAATTTCGGCTCGGCATTTAGTCTAAGCGGCATTTTCACGTTAATCAAAAATGATTTGGGAAATTTTCTGGCAATTATGATTTTCTCTTCTATTTTAAACGCCATTCTGTTTTTGGCCGGACTGGGGATTCTTTCACCTTTCACTAATTTCTGGGGATTGGTCGTTCAGGCCCATCTTTTTGGTCAATGCGCAAGAGGATTGCAGGGCACAACGCCAACCGCTTTACAATCCGCTTGA
- a CDS encoding SpoIIE family protein phosphatase, producing the protein MKHFKLWKITLLLLLGLFVFLYIFLNTAAEFYVAFTKPVSGLHFHFNKAQDRVIIYDVEPEGQAAIAGLQKGDQILAVNNTSIASSADFIKALWGIKIGELVAIKALRENTEVKIAFISERQVTAELIFLSLLPGMLFGYALCLIGTFVLLKRIQDKETQIFYLMLIFWALAMHDAVPLGYFLHNILPFWFRDILMHTSWPLAIGLFLHFLLIFPVKNKTFQKYPQLSLLFIYAPLVLIVPYTFGLINQLEWTEILLQVGWGIWLTTYFTIAMCILARFVKRAPNPHIKKQTEIMLYGTMLSLGLPLLLFFLPKLLFGQSFPYAESSGILIILWPVTLAYTIVKHRFMNIDFIIKRGVGYALISGFVISLYFLLVIGVGQLVLDLSGTRSQIVTILATLFIAALFNPVKNRIQNFVERKFYPTRFTYIESIRSFGHELVSVLDLDKVLERLTSFLAETIKISLVAIYWYHPDDGEFKARKLNVNGVTELPVFTDGDKVVKKLKKEQQLVDLSPLKTEPDFLSSEETAKWKRLQGEMVLPLMSKGNMIGLLSIGPKEDEQPYYKEDIELLKSLNDRINISLDNALLTEELREQDRMKKELEVARRIQLSSLPQTDPKVPGLDISGISIPALEVGGDYYDYIEFTDGRFGVVVGDVSGKGTSAALYMSQLKGILNTASQYHQSLKKLMEEVNTIIFRSIEQQSFITLIFGAFDLKNRKFNLVRAGHLPVLYYNGQTQSCRQLTPGGIGVGLENGKIFKSEIKEVAVTFKSGDIFLFYTDGVIEARNPRGDEFETELLEDLIRENGSESALSLRENIVHKVREFSDNTSQSDDMTLVVVKIK; encoded by the coding sequence ATGAAACATTTTAAACTGTGGAAAATCACACTGCTCCTTTTACTGGGGCTTTTTGTTTTTCTATACATTTTTCTAAATACCGCCGCTGAATTTTACGTCGCCTTCACTAAGCCTGTATCCGGTCTGCATTTCCATTTTAACAAAGCTCAAGATCGAGTGATTATCTACGATGTCGAACCGGAGGGACAAGCAGCGATTGCCGGCCTGCAAAAAGGTGATCAAATTTTAGCAGTAAACAATACTTCGATTGCGAGCAGTGCTGACTTTATCAAAGCCCTCTGGGGTATTAAAATCGGCGAATTAGTGGCAATTAAGGCGCTCAGAGAAAATACCGAAGTTAAAATCGCCTTTATTTCAGAAAGGCAAGTTACTGCAGAACTTATTTTTCTGTCCCTATTACCGGGGATGCTGTTTGGTTACGCATTGTGCCTGATTGGAACTTTTGTCCTACTCAAGCGAATCCAGGATAAAGAGACTCAGATTTTTTACCTGATGTTGATTTTTTGGGCCCTGGCCATGCACGACGCCGTTCCGCTTGGCTACTTTTTGCATAATATCTTGCCATTCTGGTTTCGTGATATTCTAATGCATACCTCGTGGCCCTTAGCGATCGGGTTATTTTTACATTTTCTCTTAATTTTTCCTGTTAAAAACAAAACGTTCCAAAAATATCCTCAGCTTTCTCTCTTATTCATATATGCGCCTTTAGTTTTAATTGTACCTTATACCTTTGGCCTAATAAATCAATTAGAATGGACCGAAATACTTCTGCAGGTTGGCTGGGGCATTTGGCTTACCACTTATTTTACAATTGCCATGTGCATACTCGCGCGTTTTGTAAAACGCGCTCCTAACCCACACATTAAAAAGCAAACTGAAATCATGCTTTACGGGACTATGCTAAGTTTAGGTTTGCCTTTGCTGTTATTTTTTCTGCCCAAATTATTATTCGGCCAGTCCTTTCCTTATGCGGAATCCTCCGGAATTCTTATCATTCTATGGCCGGTGACCCTTGCCTACACCATCGTCAAACACCGGTTTATGAATATAGATTTTATCATTAAGCGCGGCGTGGGATACGCCCTCATTTCAGGCTTTGTGATCTCATTATATTTTTTACTTGTAATTGGTGTTGGGCAGCTCGTTTTGGACTTGAGCGGAACCAGAAGCCAAATTGTAACCATTTTGGCCACACTCTTTATTGCAGCCTTGTTTAATCCGGTTAAAAATAGAATCCAGAATTTTGTTGAACGTAAATTTTATCCAACACGGTTTACCTATATAGAGTCCATTCGATCTTTTGGGCATGAGCTCGTCAGTGTTCTGGATTTAGATAAAGTGCTGGAGAGGCTCACTTCGTTTCTTGCTGAAACCATTAAAATTAGTCTCGTTGCCATCTATTGGTACCACCCTGATGATGGCGAATTCAAGGCGCGCAAATTGAATGTGAACGGAGTTACCGAGCTGCCGGTGTTTACGGATGGAGACAAAGTTGTTAAAAAGTTAAAAAAGGAACAGCAGTTAGTAGACCTGTCGCCGCTAAAAACCGAACCGGATTTTCTATCGAGTGAAGAAACTGCAAAATGGAAACGCCTGCAAGGAGAGATGGTTCTACCCCTAATGTCAAAGGGCAATATGATTGGACTGCTTAGCATTGGCCCAAAAGAAGATGAACAGCCTTATTATAAAGAAGACATTGAGCTGCTTAAATCATTAAACGATCGTATCAACATTTCTTTGGACAATGCGCTGTTGACAGAGGAATTACGTGAACAGGATCGCATGAAAAAAGAACTGGAAGTAGCCCGGCGCATTCAGTTAAGTTCACTCCCTCAAACAGATCCCAAAGTACCCGGACTGGACATAAGCGGGATTTCAATCCCGGCCTTAGAGGTCGGAGGAGATTATTACGACTACATCGAGTTTACGGACGGTCGATTCGGAGTGGTAGTCGGCGATGTTTCGGGTAAAGGGACTTCTGCGGCGCTCTATATGTCACAACTGAAAGGTATTTTAAACACGGCTTCCCAATATCACCAATCGCTCAAAAAATTAATGGAGGAAGTCAACACCATAATCTTTCGCAGCATTGAGCAGCAATCATTTATTACTTTGATTTTTGGAGCGTTCGATCTAAAAAACCGGAAGTTCAATCTGGTTCGCGCCGGCCATTTACCGGTTCTATATTATAATGGGCAAACCCAATCATGTCGTCAACTCACCCCCGGTGGCATCGGCGTCGGCTTAGAAAATGGCAAAATCTTCAAATCCGAAATTAAGGAAGTTGCAGTGACTTTCAAATCGGGCGATATTTTTCTTTTTTACACAGATGGTGTCATTGAAGCTCGCAACCCCCGCGGTGATGAATTTGAAACAGAGCTATTGGAAGACTTAATCCGTGAAAACGGATCTGAAAGCGCTCTCTCGCTACGGGAAAACATCGTTCACAAAGTCAGGGAGTTTTCAGACAACACTTCACAAAGCGATGATATGACTTTGGTAGTCGTTAAAATCAAGTGA